The nucleotide window GAAGGTGGGAAGCTGGAAGGGTCTGGTGTGGATGTCGTGCTTGAAAGGGAAAAAGAAGGAAGCGCTCGTCCCAGCTCCTGCCCATGGCTGAACTCTCTCCCCCACAGCCTTGCAGCCAAGCATGCAAGCCTCTCCAGGCCAGGTTCCTCACATTGTCCGCCACAATGCGTCTCCTCCGCTTTTGCAAACACGCTCACGCGGGCGGCCCTCGCAAAGGTACGGGGCGCGGATGGATTTCAGTGATTTTCAGACGCGCAACAATGGCCGTGTAGCGTCCGGTCTGTGTGTTCATTCGTCCATTCCGCCCCCTGCCAAGTACTGCCGACGATAGAGAGCCGAAGGTGGAgcccacggcgccctcgcgTATTGGGATCCCCTGATCGACTTGCCCTGCAGAGAAAAGCAaggcccggcgccgctggtcAATCCCAATATGGGAACCACGAGTCTAAAAAGGAAGAGTTTTATGTGGATGCCTCGTTGAAGCGGTCCGGCGCCGGTTTGTAGCGCGatggcatcgtgggcggACAAGAGAGTGTCTGTCTCCCAACGACGGTAGATGGCTGGCATTACGATTGAGGTGCATACGAATCCTGATTACGCGCGCACGTTGCGCATAATGGTCCGCCGGGGGGCGGTTTGTTCCGCTTTCGTGCGGTCGAGGCCAGCCATGGAAGCACGGGTCGCGCGACCccagctgccgcggcgggcggcgtcaggGGTCTGGCATGCGGTTCCTTTCGCCTTTCCGTGGTTCTGACGAGTGCCATCAGCCTCGGCGTGACGCACTCATTTCTCTCTGGCGGCCACTCTTCTAGCATTTTGCTTACCCGAGCGCAAAAAGCGGTTGTCCGCCTCGTGGCGCATCAGCCCTGGCTGCGCCTCTTGGGTAACTAACTGGCCTGTCATAGTATTTCGGATCGTGATGGGGAAGATAGTCATGATGGGACAGGTTGTCGACGTAATCTGAAAATCCAACGCCATTATCAATATGCGATTTGACATCCACGAAAACAGGTGGCCCCACCGGTCCACGGCGTCTCTACTGGATATCGGCCGTATGGTGAGTGTTAAGTGGCATTGAACCCTTCTGACAGGGCTGCTGGGTTCATGAACAAAAGTTTCTCGGCTTCCGGACAGGGCAAGTTGGTACTGGCAAGGTATCCTTCCTTAGTGTAATCCCGTACAGTTTGGTCAAACGAGCCTTTATGACATGTCAAGACTGGCTAAAGTCCGATTTGCTCTAGCTGCGCAGAGTAGATTGTTGCCGCCCGAAGCCAAAGCTCGAGACCGTTACATGCAACCAGGCGCTGGGCCCCCACGACCTATCCAAACGCCGCAATCGCAACAAGTGTATGTCCGCAACACAAAGCGATCATGTAGCAATTTCTTCATATATGGTATCGTTCACAGTCCATTACCGTAGCATCCGCCAAATGAAACAAAGCAAGAAAATATGAGGCCGTTACAGTGCCCCCGTAACGCCAGCCACATCGACACTCAACCGTTCGTTTTCAACAACGCACGTTCCCGTCCGCGATGCCCTTACTTGCCAGGGGGCGGGCCAGGAGGCGGAGAGAAATTGCCTTCGCGTTGGTACGTGTTGGGGGGTTGCTGGACACCGTactgctggccctgctgctggccgtagTAGCCGTCATTGGGGTTGAATGTGGTGCCTGTGTACTgggggtgctgctggccgtaGGCAGGTGGAGGGTTGGCGTAGCCTCCGGGCTGCTGGTTCCAGCCTTGCTGCTGGTACTGCTGGTCAtagccctgctgctggttgtATCCCGTCTGGTAGTTGTTCATCTCGTGGCCGTTCTGGCCATACTtgccggcgggcgccatCCATCCGGTGCCGTACATGGGTTgcgcgccacggcggcggcgacgacgggcaacACAACTGCGCATAGCGTTAGACGCCTGCGGGTTTCAATTGACGGCGGGTGGATGGATCATTTCAAATACTTACGTGCAAGacaggaggatgaggaggcagaagaagatgatggctCCGACCACGACCCACCGGCCCCAGTCGTACCACCTGCTGTTGTAGCAGTAGCCGTAGCCGTTGCAATAGTAGCGTTTGGCGAGCTCGCCTGACGTAGGCGCCATTGCGAAAGATTGTTGTCGCGGCGATCGCGCTTcgcgagacgagacggggaGTTTTGCGAAGATGATGAAACGTCAATGGAGCGGAGATGCTGGTCGCCTGTGGCGATGTAGAATTTCGTCACCGGATGACGTGTTTGAGGGCGCACCGCGTGTCCGGAGCTTCGGTGGGGACGGCCCAAaagcaagggcggcgacgatgagcgaCTTCCTCAAGTcagagagagcgagcgcGCAACGGCTGCTGGAGAACTGTGCCCTGATGGAAATCACCTGAGCTGAGGCTTGACGGTGCGTTCGGTCGAGGGAGACGCAAGGTCAGGGAAAGAGTCCGTGTGTGCGATTGATGACGAGGAGAAAATTGCCAGTCGAGCGAGAGGTTAATATGTGTGTACCACCAGTCTGGGCAAAGTGGCTTTTTAAGATGGGTGGGCGCTGGGCACCTGCGCGCCGGATGCAGGCTCAGCCGCAGTGGACAGCCCCGGCTACTAGGCACCTCGTACTCGCCGGACGGCGCAAATGTGCGAGTAGTGGCAGTACGGGCTGCACAGTACCTACAGTACCCCGTTAGCATGATCCCAGCCAAGGCACAGTATCAAGGTCTAGTACGGTACGAGCCAGTAAGTTAGTCGTGGTCGCCCGACGAAAAGAGACAATCAGCCCGGCTTGGCTTACTGACTTCGTGGCCCGGCCGTCCGACCACCACAAGACGAGCGACCGCTCGATACCTAGTAGTAGGTACGTTAGTAAGGTACGCAGATAGGCAGGCCCGGCGTGGGCCCAACGAAGGCCGGAGGGAGGGCGAGCTGACCGCACAGGCCGTGCACCGCCCTGCCGTCAACAGGACACACGATTgagacgccgccacgaccgAGGACACGTCTGGCGGTCTGCAGGGCCTGTTCCAAATTACAGACCTGTAACCCGTGTCGGCGTACTTTTCGTACAGACAGCATCACGGTGCTCGCCCGTGCCGAAGGTTGCGATGCAGTGCAGCTCGTGGTTGCGTCGCACCAGATCTCGTTTCCCCCGTTCTTCGCACCAGATTGCGCCTACACCCTGCAGCCGCGACACTGCGTCGCTGCCTCGCTCCATCCaacgcagcgcagcgcagcgtctGGCCGATCCTCCTCCTTTCGTTTTGCAGCGGCCGTTGGGTGTGGAGGCGAATTAGAGTTGGCTCGGCAAGCGGGCAGGCTCCCCCAGCTTCGCCAgcgagcgcctccgccgccccagcaggtgggcgggcgggcccacgcgccgccctggtGAACAAACATTGGAaattggtggtggtggtggtggtggtggtgggtgattCCACAGTGGCTGTGCGCTGTCGAAGCGGCGAATCACATGCGGGTGCTGCGCCATCCTTTCGTGGCCTTGTTGCGGGGACCAGGCGGaccctcgtcatcatcgtcgttCGTTCCCATCCCCCGCTGTCTgtcccacgacgacgacgacgacgacgacgacgacgggacgccTCACCGCGCCATCGGCAGCCCAGCGACTTGTTGCCCCAGGCACGGGGCGGCTCTGTCGGTCAGGGTTGTTTCCGTTCACCGATACTACACACGCACATACGTGAGTCGTTGAATACGCATCGAGGCCACGGCAAAGGACGACAGGACGGGTGCTGTTTCTGCAGTCTGTCTCAGTCGCATTGACAACTCTGATACATCTCGATCTACGAAAGTAACTAGCgtcagcgggcgggcactCCTGTGAACAAAGTCGTGAATCAGTGGCCACACCCaccctgcggcggctggggtTGGCTCCGTGAACCGCGACCTTTTAGACTCTtggctcgcgccgccggtTGGCTCACTGCCTCAGGTGCTTTGTGGGAAGAGCGTCTCTGCCTTTCgtacgcgcccgccgtcgcgggcacgAATTCGCGAGCCCCTCGCATGAAGTCATTTTGCCCTTCTCGGAAGCAtggggcgccgcc belongs to Purpureocillium takamizusanense chromosome 1, complete sequence and includes:
- a CDS encoding uncharacterized protein (COG:S~TransMembrane:1 (o31-52i)~EggNog:ENOG503P6PY), whose product is MAPTSGELAKRYYCNGYGYCYNSRWYDWGRWVVVGAIIFFCLLILLSCTCVARRRRRRGAQPMYGTGWMAPAGKYGQNGHEMNNYQTGYNQQQGYDQQYQQQGWNQQPGGYANPPPAYGQQHPQYTGTTFNPNDGYYGQQQGQQYGVQQPPNTYQREGNFSPPPGPPPGK